In Halocalculus aciditolerans, the following are encoded in one genomic region:
- a CDS encoding ATP-binding protein: MDVIGRHADEHGPSVRLGHYLARDGSAGAPVGLDLDRPHAALVLGKRGTGKSHTLGVIAEGLARASDVTGVVVDPLGALCGLPDGVSARTIEPRIPASAVPPAQWPELLGLDTDSSAGSLVWRAASDADSLHEMRSFLAARDRPDAPGVRAARNHLALAADWNIFDADAALGDVLGSAVTVLDCTRLAPAARDAVVGALARALYEHAVTTDLDRLPWLLVDEAHVPFRGTAAPALHSLLTRGRAPGVSLVLATQRPSTLPPVAGAQADLLLAHHLSSRADRQALRDIAPATLDETALHRLPRDTGDALLVDDTTEHALTVRVRERHTPHLGDSPRASRR; this comes from the coding sequence ATGGACGTCATCGGACGGCACGCGGACGAGCACGGGCCGAGCGTTCGGCTCGGCCACTACCTCGCGCGGGACGGCTCCGCCGGCGCGCCCGTCGGGCTGGACCTCGACCGACCGCACGCCGCGCTCGTCCTCGGGAAACGGGGCACGGGGAAATCCCACACGCTCGGGGTTATCGCTGAAGGTCTCGCACGCGCGAGCGACGTCACCGGCGTCGTCGTCGACCCGCTCGGCGCGCTCTGCGGCCTCCCCGACGGCGTTTCCGCCCGCACTATCGAACCCCGGATTCCCGCGAGCGCCGTCCCGCCCGCGCAGTGGCCCGAACTCCTCGGCCTCGACACCGACTCCTCTGCAGGCTCGCTCGTCTGGCGCGCCGCCAGCGACGCCGACTCGCTCCACGAGATGCGGTCGTTCCTCGCCGCACGCGACAGACCCGACGCGCCCGGGGTTCGCGCGGCACGGAACCACCTCGCGCTCGCCGCCGACTGGAACATTTTCGACGCCGACGCCGCCCTCGGTGACGTTCTCGGTTCTGCCGTGACGGTCCTCGACTGCACGCGCCTCGCCCCCGCCGCCCGCGACGCCGTCGTCGGCGCACTCGCCCGCGCCCTCTACGAGCACGCCGTCACCACCGACCTCGACCGCCTCCCCTGGCTCCTCGTCGACGAAGCCCACGTCCCCTTTCGCGGCACCGCCGCCCCCGCCCTCCACAGCCTCCTCACGCGCGGGCGCGCACCCGGCGTCAGCCTCGTCCTCGCCACCCAACGCCCCAGCACGCTCCCCCCTGTCGCCGGCGCGCAAGCCGACCTCCTCCTCGCCCACCACCTCTCCAGTCGCGCCGACCGCCAGGCACTCCGCGACATCGCCCCCGCCACCCTCGACGAAACCGCCCTCCACCGACTCCCCCGTGACACTGGCGACGCCCTCCTCGTCGACGACACCACCGAACACGCCCTCACCGTTCGCGTCCGCGAGCGCCACACCCCACACCTCGGTGACAGCCCGCGCGCCAGCCGGAGGTAG
- a CDS encoding DUF7827 domain-containing protein — MNTDTNVAITADITDQNGDDVNNAQLGSISVNAPNQGDYEFDDKLDTNTTFWQGQDLYFSGQADATYEVRSYDAGDEVVGGLATQFTTGDDGVYVLGTSELDGDYVIEAPNGEYVQISGGSAGSTFSNAGATTWEVATQSFSASFDSDNVTRGETVDLDLDSNRGDYAVNVSASGMDYTDLENLFPSSAYSDVTEDQYSSDDILVISGSNDVSYTLNAQDSSPKTPTGEHNFTFDVTDTSAEDMDTLNVKKAGDEKVSLSPSTYTVGQGDVANITVNLQNTDTAHVSVGSDDANYKIAGTIVDDNDDGKVYVQFNTYNAGDDPQNLSTSGGDVLSVTSDDKLSNVYEEGDLDGLLATSSDGYDIGVTTNTSTDANDIDDYNNTFDSPDALGSLFVQSSSLTGVTTWTTASDTTLDEKADVYSAIDNETLVEDSSITKVEDESTSDLVVLQIEGSGFFGALESKDLQDLQATSNGGSELDVTNSEFVINVTQTNPAPNAPNKVINVTATANTVVDQKNNSLFVAFKPSTAETFDGGNDVEVEDEYEVNVTIPKESKISKKLKHVNTDFSVEDADTSFDTNDNDTIVVEPAANQTISGTTNWAPGNEFTIRAQSDSDQNPFIKTDSSVNATADGTFAGDFDFSDTQVGTNFTVSINALSEDVDDVDGMVVEDAGTSTSTTTTSTTTSTTTSTTTSTTTSTTTTSSGTTSTSTTTSTSTPGFGVAVGLIALLGAALIALRRDN, encoded by the coding sequence GTGAACACTGACACGAACGTTGCTATCACGGCTGACATCACCGACCAGAACGGTGACGACGTGAACAACGCTCAGCTCGGCTCCATCTCGGTCAACGCGCCGAACCAGGGCGACTACGAGTTCGACGACAAGCTCGACACGAACACGACGTTCTGGCAGGGCCAGGACCTCTACTTCAGCGGTCAGGCTGACGCCACCTACGAGGTTCGTAGCTACGACGCTGGCGACGAGGTCGTCGGCGGCCTGGCGACCCAGTTCACCACGGGTGACGACGGTGTCTACGTCCTTGGCACGTCCGAACTCGACGGTGACTACGTCATCGAAGCTCCTAACGGCGAATACGTCCAGATCTCGGGCGGGAGCGCTGGCTCCACCTTCAGTAACGCTGGTGCCACGACCTGGGAGGTCGCAACCCAGTCCTTCTCCGCGTCCTTCGACAGCGACAACGTCACGCGTGGAGAGACGGTCGACCTCGATCTCGACTCCAACCGCGGTGACTACGCGGTTAACGTCTCCGCGAGCGGAATGGACTACACTGACCTCGAAAACCTCTTCCCGAGCAGCGCGTACTCGGACGTCACCGAGGACCAGTACTCCAGCGATGACATCCTCGTCATCTCCGGTAGCAACGACGTCTCCTACACGCTGAACGCGCAGGACTCCAGCCCGAAGACGCCGACGGGCGAACACAACTTCACGTTCGACGTGACCGACACGTCCGCTGAGGACATGGACACGCTCAACGTGAAGAAAGCTGGCGACGAGAAGGTCAGCCTCAGCCCGAGCACCTACACGGTCGGTCAGGGTGACGTCGCGAACATCACGGTCAACCTGCAGAATACGGACACCGCTCACGTCTCGGTCGGTTCCGATGACGCGAACTACAAGATCGCCGGTACGATCGTCGACGACAACGATGACGGCAAGGTGTACGTCCAGTTCAACACCTACAACGCTGGTGACGACCCGCAGAACCTGTCCACCAGCGGTGGCGACGTCCTTTCCGTCACGAGCGACGACAAGCTCTCGAACGTCTACGAGGAGGGCGACCTCGATGGTCTCCTCGCGACCAGCAGTGACGGCTACGACATTGGCGTCACTACCAACACGAGCACCGACGCTAACGACATCGACGACTACAACAACACGTTCGACTCGCCCGACGCACTCGGCTCCCTGTTCGTCCAGTCCAGCTCCCTGACGGGTGTCACGACGTGGACGACTGCGAGCGACACCACGCTCGACGAGAAGGCCGACGTCTACTCGGCGATCGACAACGAGACGCTCGTCGAGGACTCCTCCATCACGAAGGTTGAGGACGAATCCACGAGCGACCTCGTCGTCCTTCAGATCGAAGGTAGCGGCTTCTTCGGCGCGCTCGAAAGCAAGGACCTTCAGGACCTTCAGGCAACTTCCAACGGTGGCAGCGAGCTTGACGTGACGAACAGCGAGTTCGTCATCAACGTCACGCAGACGAACCCCGCTCCGAACGCGCCTAACAAGGTCATCAACGTCACGGCTACTGCGAACACCGTCGTTGACCAGAAGAACAACTCGCTCTTCGTCGCGTTCAAACCGTCCACCGCTGAGACGTTCGACGGTGGCAACGACGTCGAAGTTGAAGACGAGTACGAAGTTAACGTCACGATCCCGAAGGAGAGCAAGATCTCCAAGAAGCTCAAGCACGTTAACACGGACTTCAGCGTCGAAGACGCTGACACGTCCTTCGACACGAACGACAACGACACGATCGTTGTCGAGCCCGCAGCGAACCAGACCATCAGCGGTACGACGAACTGGGCGCCTGGCAACGAGTTCACGATCCGCGCGCAGTCGGACTCTGACCAGAACCCGTTCATCAAGACGGACTCCTCCGTCAACGCGACCGCTGACGGCACCTTCGCCGGCGACTTCGACTTCAGCGACACGCAGGTCGGCACCAACTTCACCGTCTCCATCAACGCCCTCTCCGAGGACGTTGACGACGTTGACGGTATGGTAGTTGAAGACGCTGGCACGAGCACGAGCACGACCACGACGTCCACGACGACGTCCACGACGACGTCCACGACGACGTCCACGACGACGTCCACGACGACGACGTCCAGCGGCACGACGTCGACGTCCACGACGACGTCTACCAGCACGCCCGGCTTCGGCGTTGCTGTTGGTCTCATCGCGCTCCTCGGCGCTGCGCTCATCGCGCTCCGCCGCGACAACTAA
- a CDS encoding DUF7342 family protein, whose product MGRESNHVPAYDVVTGTTDFASAKTIGERADCSTDGARSALTQLVEMGIAERRGTRPAEYRRNDSYFRWKRIETLAREHSTADLREEVDALLAEDQSFQDRFDAPSPDAISPATFEDIDHEDVHDRWDALTRWRSVRDHLEILQQAIHRAERDADGRTGESASA is encoded by the coding sequence GTGGGACGCGAATCGAACCACGTTCCAGCGTACGACGTCGTCACCGGAACGACCGACTTCGCGAGCGCGAAAACGATCGGCGAGCGCGCCGACTGCTCGACGGACGGTGCGCGCTCGGCGTTGACGCAGCTCGTCGAAATGGGAATCGCCGAACGCCGCGGTACTCGTCCCGCCGAATACCGGCGTAACGACTCCTACTTCCGCTGGAAACGCATCGAAACGCTCGCACGCGAACACTCCACGGCAGACCTCCGTGAGGAAGTCGATGCGCTACTTGCGGAAGACCAGTCGTTCCAAGACCGCTTCGACGCCCCGAGCCCCGACGCAATTTCGCCGGCGACATTCGAGGATATCGACCACGAAGACGTTCACGACCGGTGGGACGCGTTGACTCGCTGGCGGAGCGTCCGCGACCACCTCGAAATCCTCCAGCAAGCGATTCATCGGGCCGAGCGGGACGCCGACGGCCGAACCGGCGAATCGGCGTCCGCATAG
- a CDS encoding DUF7382 domain-containing protein yields MDLRLSELRGDERAIEGLPVRLVVAFVVGVACLSVMLNLVSGVNTLAASELGAQPTPDVVHPGSRELDVRAVDANGDPVAGVTVVLKPGTARLDDGIAVAKTNENGVASLDVTPRLRANQQEGTLDVTLKPPSGSYTDNRQNTGVLVVEG; encoded by the coding sequence ATGGACCTCAGACTCAGCGAACTCCGCGGCGACGAGCGCGCCATCGAGGGTCTCCCCGTGCGGCTCGTGGTGGCGTTCGTCGTCGGCGTCGCCTGCCTCTCCGTGATGCTCAACCTCGTCTCGGGCGTGAACACGCTCGCGGCGAGCGAACTCGGCGCGCAGCCGACGCCCGACGTCGTCCACCCCGGGAGTCGGGAGCTCGACGTCCGCGCCGTCGACGCGAACGGCGACCCCGTCGCGGGCGTCACGGTCGTCCTCAAACCCGGGACCGCCCGCCTCGACGACGGCATCGCCGTCGCGAAGACGAACGAGAACGGCGTCGCGTCCCTCGATGTCACACCGCGACTCCGCGCGAACCAACAGGAGGGAACGCTCGACGTCACACTCAAGCCGCCGAGCGGCTCCTACACCGACAACCGACAGAACACGGGCGTGCTCGTCGTCGAGGGGTAG